The sequence tactgtacaccaATATAGCTgactaaagcacacacacacacacagttttcagGCTAAATTATTGTCACATTTGCGACTATTAAAATCAAAGTCGAGAGCTACCTAACAATGCATATACAACATTCTGTGATAATgctaaacaaaatgtatttctttactAAACTAAAGAAATGGAGCTCAGTGAAACAGTctcctttcataaaaaaaaagttttcatcttCAGTAATTGTCAATAATTACatcatttattgcatttttctCAAACTGCTAGTACCAGTAGATCGAGAGCATAAGAGTAATAGTTAAAATGAATAATAGTTGAGTAATATGAGTAATAGTTAAAAGTAAGTTAAGAGTTTTATTTACCATGACACCTGTGAAGAGACACACCAACTTGCCACAGCTGGTGTGAGGGTACACATCTCCATATCCCACTGTGAGGAAGGTGATGGCTATCAGCCACAATGCTGTGTCCATGCCACCTGTCTCTACCTGTTGCTGCCTATAGGTGGAGACAGAGAGTGACTGTAAATATACGCAGGGTATGTATTCTGCAAAACTAACAAAACCAgacttaaactgattaaaaatgtctaaataattGTTGCAAAAAGGCAATGACTCATCCATGCCATGACAAGTAAAACAGAATATATTGCTCCAAATTTGACGGTCAGTAATGAGCTGATGCTGAAGAGCAATTTGTTTGTTCCTGAAATAAATCTATTCATAAGAAACGTACGACCACAACTCAAATTGACCATCAACATTAGAAGAAGCTTGATAACACTTGATTAGCTGTTTCTAATGAGTCGAGCAAAAAGCAAGTGAATGGAAAAAGCATAATAAATACTGTCTGTGTCAGTGTTTCGctgcaaatgattgcacattcTGTACCTTTCACACAGTCGCAGCATCCAAGCTGCGGAGAGCCAGAAGAACATAATGAAGACCAGCAGCGTGCGGGCCGGATACTTGTTCATTAGCACCTTGAGCACAAAGCGGAAGCTGAAGTTGATGTTGTTGAGGGAGCCGATGCTCCTGTACGAGGCGCTGAGGAGCACCTTGCTGTGTAGCAGGACGGCTCTGTGCACGAGATACAGTCTCAGGAACATGAGGGCCGACAGCAGCAGCTCCACATCCAGCATGACTTCTTTGTGACTCGAGGACAAGCAGAGGGGGGTAGAGGAATTTTGCTCTGGCTCCCCCAGCAGTCTGTCCCCCATATCTGGCCTCAGGTAGATTGCCACGGGATGGATAGCACAGACAACGAGTTCCAGGGAGATGCCAAGCACCCGGTTACTGGTCATGGCAATGCGCCAGTCCACCTGGTTGTGGTCAATGATAAAAAGCttgaagaaaggaaagaaaaacagagGCAGGATGTGTATCAACAAGAGAATCACTTGATTGATCTCATAAGGAAGCAAAGATTAACAAAAGTAAGGCCGAGACGAGAGCGTGAGCAAGATGTTCTTGATTCACTGTAAGAACGGGGCCAAAACAAATACAGCCCTGCCCTCCCTGATAGGACGCCCAGCTGTAAACTGTTTTGCTTGTGAAGGACATGTGTGTCGGTGAAACTACCCGAAACCATAAATCACAAATGAATGGCTCATTAATTACatgacacaaaaaatattaaacatgactTGAAAAgctggaaatgagtgacaccacATATCAGCAGTCGTCTTGGATTACAACAGACAGTTTGAAAAGTACATGGACCAGAATTCGGTTGTAATTGTAACTGTTGCTTACATTTTCCTGCTACACTTATTGTACCAGATCCAGCCGCTGTATAATCTGCAAAAGTTTTTCACTCTGCACTGCAGAATTCTCCTCATACATGAGGTCATTGGGTGCGATGACAAGACACAGAATTCTAGGTAATTTACTCAAATGTTTAGGCATTTCAAATCAATAGAGACTTACTGTGGCAAAAAGGCATGGTTTAGCGAGGAAAATTTATAATGCTTAAACTACACCAAATAATGTAACATATTGAGTGTAACATAATTAACCACACTATAATCTaatgaaaatagaaatatattagtAGTAGGGTTATTGCATGTGCATCCCAAGGGGTTCCAGAGTGTATTTGGAAAGGTTTTGCTTTTGCTTTGTGAAACTCaggtataaaataaatgaaaaatattagaaCTGTCAGTATATGAATATACTTAATATTGATTACAATCTTGATAAaggacaaaaaaatttaaaaggttATTGTGAATTTTCTAATATTTGTCTTGTTGttatgaatttatatctcacgtttcagacttttcttctcagaaatgCACTTTCACTGGTAGAAACATTAACTTTTACATTaaactttttcattttacattaacttttataaagtgtttctgtagctcaaactATAGAGCAGTGCATGGCACTATACCATGCTcataaaaaaaacgtataagacaaaaacaaactatagcttatattattattaaacttataatgtataaaactaaaacaaaatgtaaacatattatgtTGCACCAtaaatacttattaaaaaaatacttttcttaaAAGGAAGCTTTTCACCCTGCTGTACAATACTGATAGCAACATGTAGTTGCATAAGTTCCTGCTATGATAGGAATGACAACTGAAAATATCAATACTGAAGAGTCACCCCAATCAACAAAAGACTACTGGACTACAAAAGTGTTGGCCTTAATCTGGAGCAGTGTATGACACTTAATATATCAGTCCATAtgacattttacattcatttgcTTCAATAGAAGTTAAGCAAACCTAATTCATCTGGCTGCAGAGAGTCAGATTTTGTCCCCCTCATGGAGACACAGTTAAGGGCTCGTCGGGTGCAAGGAATGGGGTAAGGGTTGGGCTGGTCTGAGAGAGATGTGAGATTGTGTAGAAGCAGGTGATGTTGAGTTGGACGATGAAGACATGTGCTGAGGTACTTAAGAGTAGCAGGGGTTTTTGGCCAAGCGTCATGCTTTCCCAAAGTACAGCAGATTTTAAAAGACAAGAATTAAGAATTGTGCATAAATATGCTTTCTCATTCAAGTTCCTAATTCTTCTGTTCCTTTTTATCTTCgcttttgttttacttcattgc comes from Carassius auratus strain Wakin unplaced genomic scaffold, ASM336829v1 scaf_tig00021405, whole genome shotgun sequence and encodes:
- the LOC113076901 gene encoding small conductance calcium-activated potassium channel protein 3-like; translation: MEMTARLAHLDTKVDGRNCDGLVNHNGETTEIRVPLSHTGKRLGPIEGGNLYRLRDRKFLLEDKKRLCAWALGAALLGILLMVLHAELCPLVYQPESIYALSINGLISFSTGCLLILIIAFHYKDIRLFIIDHNQVDWRIAMTSNRVLGISLELVVCAIHPVAIYLRPDMGDRLLGEPEQNSSTPLCLSSSHKEVMLDVELLLSALMFLRLYLVHRAVLLHSKVLLSASYRSIGSLNNINFSFRFVLKVLMNKYPARTLLVFIMFFWLSAAWMLRLCERQQQVETGGMDTALWLIAITFLTVGYGDVYPHTSCGKLVCLFTGVMVNKTLNLLLTITHITQLLFILTITLMLSIYWY